In one Pseudomonas sp. Bout1 genomic region, the following are encoded:
- a CDS encoding TniQ family protein: protein MSDLLFFPVSMPDEMLYSRVTRYHYLSGNRTATETYRDLFASKPFCIGGIVPKQIERLAHRLPGQSESNLAELIRSNTTFPAYRPFLGVKQGPENDVGPLGYDGVVRVPRREESTHGKAKLCPTCVQEDLIERGSAYWHRSHQIPGVAVCWRHGDALIHACPECSRPFYRKLKLLPNLTEPCACGWSPLNSAAIHKGSKMEQKVALFAHDILQRNIPPIGSTVLSSCYVRQCKKRGFIFGKNAGIAKLFDSIQSAYGDELLAQIDPAYNTGKHEQWIRLKSDKGQLNMPLARHLIIALHLFSSADGFEEALKNESILLSAAVSPRAPKVEESRLSQKTRYRQKIELLLALRTDANIEYLWKKAYKPTQWILENDNAWLMAKLHAPKKATVKVEKSVDSRDDAYAALIEAGVDELYKVTKDPKRVNIRNLQSLLPGSLPHELDLRKQRFPLTYQQIKIHQESVWHFRLRTLVWTVSELIRMKLPVNYSTVRLTSAVSSKVFLVFCSFFEWDLESLARTGVDAEALLRSTGVSRNWEGPPVQISF from the coding sequence ATGTCTGATCTATTATTTTTCCCCGTTTCGATGCCGGATGAAATGCTTTACTCTCGTGTCACCCGATATCACTATCTGTCAGGTAACAGAACCGCGACGGAAACCTATCGCGATTTGTTCGCATCGAAACCCTTTTGCATCGGTGGCATCGTACCCAAGCAGATCGAGAGGCTCGCGCACAGGCTGCCGGGGCAATCGGAGAGCAATCTCGCAGAGTTGATCAGAAGCAATACTACTTTTCCTGCTTACCGACCGTTTCTTGGGGTTAAGCAGGGGCCAGAGAACGACGTAGGGCCACTGGGTTATGACGGGGTGGTACGGGTGCCCCGCAGAGAAGAGTCCACCCATGGCAAGGCTAAGCTTTGTCCTACCTGCGTTCAGGAAGATTTGATTGAGCGGGGTTCTGCCTACTGGCATCGATCTCACCAGATACCCGGTGTTGCCGTCTGTTGGCGTCATGGCGACGCATTGATCCATGCCTGCCCCGAGTGCTCTCGCCCGTTCTACCGTAAATTGAAGCTGCTTCCCAATCTGACTGAGCCATGCGCATGCGGCTGGAGCCCGTTAAACAGCGCAGCAATACACAAGGGGTCAAAGATGGAACAGAAAGTCGCTCTGTTCGCACACGATATCCTGCAACGCAATATCCCTCCGATAGGCAGTACGGTATTAAGTTCGTGCTACGTCCGCCAATGCAAGAAACGCGGATTCATTTTCGGAAAAAATGCGGGTATCGCAAAACTATTCGACAGCATCCAAAGCGCTTACGGCGATGAGCTTTTGGCGCAGATTGATCCAGCCTACAACACCGGAAAGCATGAGCAATGGATCCGGCTCAAATCAGATAAAGGTCAGCTAAATATGCCGCTCGCGCGGCATTTGATCATTGCTCTTCATTTGTTTTCCAGTGCAGATGGCTTTGAAGAGGCTCTGAAGAATGAGTCTATTCTGCTGAGTGCCGCTGTTTCTCCGCGAGCGCCCAAAGTCGAAGAATCGCGTCTTAGTCAAAAAACTAGATATCGCCAAAAAATCGAGTTGCTTTTAGCGCTACGTACCGATGCCAATATCGAGTACCTCTGGAAGAAGGCGTACAAACCTACGCAATGGATTCTAGAAAATGATAACGCATGGTTAATGGCAAAACTCCATGCCCCTAAAAAAGCTACAGTTAAGGTCGAAAAGTCCGTCGACTCAAGAGACGACGCCTATGCAGCCCTTATCGAAGCGGGCGTAGATGAGCTGTATAAAGTTACGAAAGATCCGAAGAGAGTGAACATTCGGAATTTGCAATCGCTGCTCCCAGGTTCGTTACCTCATGAGCTGGATCTACGCAAGCAGAGGTTCCCTCTTACTTATCAACAGATCAAGATTCATCAGGAGTCAGTATGGCATTTTCGTCTAAGAACTTTGGTGTGGACTGTCTCTGAACTCATCAGGATGAAGCTCCCCGTGAATTACTCGACGGTAAGATTGACCTCAGCGGTATCAAGCAAGGTTTTCCTGGTTTTTTGCAGTTTCTTCGAGTGGGATCTGGAAAGCCTGGCAAGAACCGGGGTCGACGCGGAGGCCCTGCTCAGGTCTACCGGCGTATCGAGGAATTGGGAGGGACCACCGGTTCAAATAAGCTTTTGA